In Castanea sativa cultivar Marrone di Chiusa Pesio chromosome 6, ASM4071231v1, a single window of DNA contains:
- the LOC142641487 gene encoding putative transcriptional regulator RABBIT EARS, protein MEQAPYWMWTRRKQVLQSHFPPSMNSFNSSSWEEKAFAEDSAGTLGGCVWPSRSYTCSFCNREFRSAQALGGHMNIHRRDRARLKQSLSPSNEPLHKSLEGQFSTEINSKLSHNLVSKSCPSEHTFKSAYSCSSSVQSWSNPVRVGLLSISEPNPEVGKNQRDQEDSVGLGYDGDYVETDLSVGMNSFVSQNRPTGSCGDEAASCKKPRTAVSSLSFVLKPFSDDRYHLQSEVIEVLNPSTMEGLDLELRLGDTPN, encoded by the coding sequence ATGGAGCAAGCACCTTATTGGATGTGGACGAGGAGGAAACAAGTCTTGCAGTCACATTTTCCACCTTCAATGAATTCTTTTAACAGCAGCTCATGGGAAGAGAAGGCTTTTGCAGAAGACTCAGCTGGGACTCTTGGTGGATGTGTTTGGCCTTCAAGATCTTATACTTGCAGTTTTTGTAATAGAGAATTCCGGTCTGCACAAGCCCTAGGTGGCCACATGAATATTCATAGAAGAGATAGAGCTAGGCTCAAACAATCTCTTAGCCCCTCCAATGAACCCCTCCATAAGTCATTGGAAGGTCAGTTTTCAACTGAGATTAACAGCAAATTGAGTCACAATCTGGTCTCTAAATCTTGCCCTAGTGAACACACTTTTAAGTCTGCTTATTCGTGTTCTAGTAGTGTTCAATCTTGGTCAAATCCTGTGAGGGTTGGACTTTTGAGTATCTCAGAACCAAATCCTGAAGTGGGAAAGAATCAAAGGGATCAAGAAGATTCTGTCGGTCTAGGTTATGATGGTGATTATGTTGAAACTGACTTGTCCGTGGGCATGAATTCGTTTGTTAGCCAAAATAGACCAACTGGGTCTTGTGGGGATGAGGCAGCTAGTTGCAAGAAACCTAGGACTGCTGTTTCTTCACTGTCTTTTGTTCTCAAGCCATTTTCAGATGATAGATACCATCTTCAATCAGAAGTCATTGAAGTGCTTAACCCTAGCACCATGGAGGGCTTGGATCTTGAGCTCAGGCTTGGTGATACACCTAATTAA